The genomic interval TTGCGCATCAATTGAAAAAAGACGTGCGCATGCCGAGCTTACCAAGGTTAGGTGTAACATTCAGCTTGCTGGACCGCTTCCAAGCATTGACGTATTATGGACAAGGGCCATATGAAAGTTACCAAGATAAGCAAGAAGCAAGTTATTTAGCTGTTTTTAATACGACGGTTCGTAATCAATATGAACATCCGGTCTTCCCTCAAGAGGTCGGTGCACATATCGATACAACTTATGTAGAGCTACGGGATGCAAACTATACATGTGCTGTTTGGTCAGATACGCCATTAAGTGTAAATGCCAAACCGTATTCCGATGCGATGTTGACCGACGCAAATCATGACGACGAATTAGAAGAAACCAGCGTGAGTTATTTGCATATTGATATGGCACAAAGTGGTATCGGGACTAATAGTTGTGGACCAGAACTACCCGAACAGTACCGGTTGTTGGAAGGACATTATTACTTTGACTTTAAGCTCAAATTTTATGAACAAACTTCAATAACACATTAAAAAAGTAAGAGGCTTAGGAACTATCATCCATAGCCTCTTTTTTATTAAATGTGACTTATAAATCCGTGTCGACTTTTTTTGCTAAATCCGTAATATATTGGAAGAAGGCATCACGTTCGACATGATTGATTACTTGAATTTCACGCCCGTGTACTTTATCAATATACGTGCGACCTTGACTCGGCCCTTTCGTATAAACAGACGCTTTTACTTTTTCCTTTTTAACGAGCTCAGGTTTACCGATATAAGCTGTCGTCAATACATCCCATAAAAAATAAGTAGAATTCGTTTGAAAGTGCGTTAGTGGAGGGACTGCGGCATAACTAACACCTAAAAAGTCCACCCCCGGATAGTAGCGTTCATCTGCCCACATTTGACGGACATCTAAAGTTAATGGCACTTGGTTCGTACTTTCCAAGGCGACCATATCAATCGCAATGTCACTGTTGAACACAGTTTCTACGGCTTCAGGATCCCAAAACGCATTCCACTCGGCTGTGCCATCATGTTCAGGCTCTTCTACATTACCACGTTCTAAAAATGTGCCGCCCATCCACACGAGACGTTCAATCTTTTGCGTAATGTGTGGCGCAACTTCTAACGCTTTCGCTAAGTCCGTTAAAGGTCCTGTAAATAATAACGTCACCGGTTCATTCGCATTTTCGATACGCTCGATGATATCTTCATAAGCATGAATGTCTCTCAAACGAGATTGTACCGGCACGCGTTCATTTAAAATCGGTAATGCATCCATGAAAAAGGCATGCATACGCCAACCTTTCGGAAACGGATTTTTACCTCGCTCTTCCGAAGCTGCCACATCTAGCGGATATTTTGAGAAACGGTTAATGATTTTTCGTGATGCACTTTCTGCAGGTTCAACATAACTGTCTGCTCCAATAGTGCTCACGCCGATGAGTTGCACATCATCCATATGTAAAAGTAAAAATAACGAAATTAAATCATCTACACCACCATCATGGTTGAAATAAACGGGTTTCATGTTGTTCTCCTTCAAAATAAAATTGAGTCGTCTCACACGCTCTGTCTAAAATGTACAATGTCCCGTACACATCCGCAAGTCTATACAGTAGAAGTTCCTTGGAATGTCGAAAATGTAGAAAGAAAAAA from Staphylococcus sp. MI 10-1553 carries:
- a CDS encoding nucleoside hydrolase — its product is MKPVYFNHDGGVDDLISLFLLLHMDDVQLIGVSTIGADSYVEPAESASRKIINRFSKYPLDVAASEERGKNPFPKGWRMHAFFMDALPILNERVPVQSRLRDIHAYEDIIERIENANEPVTLLFTGPLTDLAKALEVAPHITQKIERLVWMGGTFLERGNVEEPEHDGTAEWNAFWDPEAVETVFNSDIAIDMVALESTNQVPLTLDVRQMWADERYYPGVDFLGVSYAAVPPLTHFQTNSTYFLWDVLTTAYIGKPELVKKEKVKASVYTKGPSQGRTYIDKVHGREIQVINHVERDAFFQYITDLAKKVDTDL